The Caulifigura coniformis genome includes a region encoding these proteins:
- a CDS encoding Gfo/Idh/MocA family protein: protein MLRRDFLAASALAAWAPLAFADEPSPPRIKVGQIGTGHGHASGKFSTMRKLSDQFEVVGIVEPDRERRARAEREKAYVGVRWLEEAELLATPGLKAVAIETEVRNLVPTARRCVDAGLHVHLDKPAGESLAQFRALLDAARMKKVVVQMGYMFRYNPAFRFLYQAVREGWLGQVFEVHAVMSKQIGPAERRGLAEYPGGSMFELGCHLIDSLTTVMGRPDRIAPFSRTTHPERDSLADNQLAVFEYPGATATIRSSMLEPFGGERRHFTVCGEEGTIAIAPLEPPALRLALLTPRDGYKRGWQDVTLPKPGGRYDEEFRALAKIIGGELAPEWTPEHDLLVQESVLRASGVPAA from the coding sequence ATGCTTCGTCGCGACTTTCTCGCTGCATCCGCCCTGGCCGCATGGGCTCCGCTGGCTTTCGCGGACGAGCCGTCCCCGCCCCGGATCAAGGTCGGCCAGATCGGGACGGGCCACGGACACGCCTCGGGCAAGTTTTCCACGATGCGCAAGCTGTCCGACCAGTTCGAGGTCGTTGGCATCGTCGAGCCGGACAGGGAACGCCGGGCCCGGGCCGAACGCGAAAAGGCCTATGTGGGAGTGCGCTGGCTTGAGGAAGCGGAACTTCTCGCCACGCCTGGACTCAAGGCGGTTGCCATTGAAACGGAGGTCCGCAACCTCGTCCCCACGGCCCGGCGGTGCGTCGACGCGGGACTGCATGTTCACCTCGATAAGCCGGCTGGCGAATCCCTAGCCCAGTTCAGGGCGCTTCTCGATGCGGCCCGGATGAAGAAGGTCGTCGTCCAGATGGGCTACATGTTCCGCTACAACCCCGCCTTCCGGTTTCTCTATCAGGCGGTTCGCGAAGGCTGGCTTGGGCAGGTGTTCGAAGTTCACGCTGTGATGAGCAAGCAGATCGGGCCTGCGGAGCGCAGAGGGCTCGCCGAATATCCTGGCGGATCGATGTTCGAACTCGGATGCCATCTCATCGACTCGCTGACAACCGTGATGGGCCGGCCGGACCGCATTGCTCCATTTAGCCGCACCACGCATCCTGAACGCGACTCGCTGGCCGACAATCAGCTGGCCGTTTTCGAGTATCCGGGGGCGACGGCCACGATCCGCAGTTCGATGCTCGAGCCCTTTGGCGGCGAGCGGCGACACTTCACTGTCTGTGGTGAAGAGGGGACGATTGCCATCGCGCCGCTCGAACCCCCTGCCTTGCGTCTTGCGCTGTTGACGCCACGGGACGGATACAAGCGGGGCTGGCAGGACGTGACGTTGCCGAAGCCTGGCGGTCGCTACGACGAAGAGTTCCGCGCTCTGGCGAAGATCATCGGGGGGGAGCTGGCCCCGGAATGGACCCCCGAGCACGACCTGCTGGTACAGGAATCGGTCCTCAGAGCAAGCGGCGTCCCAGCCGCGTGA
- a CDS encoding 50S ribosomal protein L25, whose translation MSTATKVSAQKREKSGSAHCNRLRLQGIVPANVYGHGQEPVKISVSADTARPLILSGHKVVDLEIDGATEKALVRDVQWDTFSKHLIHIDFLRIDAEQRILVDVPIHLKGTAPGTLTGGILEQPLHSLHCECLAIEVPDEIAVRLATLEVGQSIHVRDLTDLPASLKVKNAADSVIVHCVMPQQEEAAPASAAIEPEVVGKKTDDAAGK comes from the coding sequence ATGTCGACCGCCACGAAGGTTTCCGCCCAGAAGCGTGAAAAGTCAGGCTCCGCTCACTGCAACCGGTTGCGGCTGCAGGGGATCGTTCCGGCCAACGTCTATGGCCACGGTCAGGAGCCGGTGAAAATCTCCGTCTCGGCTGACACCGCCCGTCCGCTGATCCTGAGCGGCCACAAGGTCGTTGATCTCGAGATCGACGGCGCCACGGAGAAGGCACTGGTTCGCGACGTCCAGTGGGACACCTTCAGCAAGCACCTGATCCACATCGATTTCCTGCGGATCGACGCGGAACAGCGCATCCTCGTCGATGTTCCGATTCACCTGAAGGGCACTGCTCCCGGCACGCTGACCGGCGGCATCCTCGAGCAGCCGCTGCACTCTCTGCACTGCGAGTGCCTCGCCATCGAAGTGCCGGACGAAATCGCGGTTCGGCTGGCCACGCTCGAAGTGGGTCAGTCCATCCACGTCCGCGATCTCACTGATCTGCCGGCTTCGCTGAAGGTGAAGAACGCGGCCGACTCGGTCATCGTTCACTGCGTCATGCCGCAGCAGGAAGAAGCTGCCCCGGCTTCCGCTGCGATCGAGCCGGAAGTCGTCGGCAAGAAGACGGACGACGCGGCGGGGAAGTAA
- the hemB gene encoding porphobilinogen synthase, which translates to MFPQTRLRRLRMHPRLRDLVRETRLAPSDFILPLFVRTGSNQRIPIRSMPGQFQLSVDQLPAEIQEIESLGIPAIILFGIPDHKDARGTGAYSDDGIVQQALRTIKETGSQTLLMADVCLCEFTDHGHCGVINESAGRPDVDNDATLPLLVKEAVSVARAGADLIAPSGMMDGMIQALRSGLDEAQLTHVPIMSYAAKYASGFYGPFREAAESAPQFGDRRSYQMDPANGAEALREVALDVAEGADMLMVKPALSYLDVIRRVKDAHPEVPLAAYNVSGEYAMLKAAAANGWIDEQRVTLEILTSIRRAGADMILTYHAKEACRWLNG; encoded by the coding sequence ATGTTTCCCCAGACGCGACTTCGCCGCCTTCGCATGCATCCGCGTCTGCGGGATCTCGTCCGTGAGACCCGGCTGGCGCCGTCCGACTTCATCCTGCCGCTCTTCGTGCGAACAGGATCCAATCAGCGGATCCCCATCCGCTCGATGCCCGGGCAGTTCCAGCTCTCCGTCGACCAGCTTCCGGCCGAGATCCAGGAAATCGAATCGCTGGGAATCCCGGCCATCATCCTGTTCGGGATTCCCGACCATAAGGACGCCCGAGGAACGGGCGCCTACTCCGACGACGGGATTGTTCAGCAGGCACTGAGGACGATCAAAGAGACTGGATCGCAGACGCTGCTGATGGCGGATGTCTGCCTGTGTGAGTTTACGGATCACGGCCACTGCGGCGTCATCAACGAGTCGGCCGGCAGGCCTGATGTCGACAACGACGCCACGCTGCCGCTGCTTGTGAAGGAAGCCGTCAGCGTCGCACGGGCTGGAGCCGATCTGATCGCCCCCAGCGGCATGATGGACGGCATGATCCAGGCGCTTCGCAGCGGTCTGGACGAGGCACAGCTCACGCACGTGCCGATCATGAGCTACGCCGCGAAGTACGCTTCCGGCTTCTATGGTCCGTTCCGCGAAGCAGCCGAGAGCGCCCCGCAGTTTGGCGATCGACGGTCGTACCAGATGGACCCGGCCAACGGCGCCGAGGCACTCCGCGAAGTCGCACTGGATGTCGCGGAGGGGGCCGACATGCTGATGGTGAAACCGGCTCTCAGCTATCTCGACGTGATCCGACGCGTGAAAGACGCCCATCCGGAGGTCCCCCTCGCGGCCTACAACGTGAGCGGCGAGTATGCGATGTTGAAAGCAGCCGCCGCAAACGGCTGGATTGACGAACAGCGGGTGACGCTGGAGATCCTGACCAGCATCCGCCGGGCGGGGGCCGACATGATCCTGACGTATCACGCCAAAGAAGCGTGCCGCTGGCTGAACGGGTGA
- a CDS encoding CpaB family protein, giving the protein MRGLTGLLIAAGLGLAGALCNWMYLESLATSEVRLGFIGVKPDVRLNVGDIFKADHFEPVEIPRSRVGNLQDAAPLWSAREAVIGLRANKPYAGGEIVLRQDLATPTQQDLASMLAEDEIARWVPIDPRAVIPEQINPGDLVSFETPQPIAVPASPMGETPSPAAREVIGPFRVLAVGARRERPNIQQARGRSSGPENTITIAVRMPDGKMEQRAVKLFDAVRAAGSQGVYVLLHSAKES; this is encoded by the coding sequence TTGCGAGGCCTGACCGGACTACTGATCGCCGCGGGGCTCGGCCTGGCCGGGGCGCTCTGCAACTGGATGTATCTCGAAAGCCTGGCGACCAGTGAAGTGCGACTGGGCTTCATCGGCGTGAAGCCCGATGTGCGGCTCAACGTGGGAGACATCTTCAAAGCCGACCACTTCGAACCGGTCGAGATTCCACGCAGCCGCGTCGGAAACCTGCAGGACGCCGCTCCACTCTGGTCCGCCCGTGAAGCCGTCATCGGCCTCCGTGCGAACAAGCCGTATGCCGGCGGGGAGATCGTCCTGCGGCAGGACCTCGCGACGCCCACGCAGCAGGACCTGGCCTCCATGCTGGCCGAGGACGAAATCGCGCGGTGGGTCCCCATCGATCCCCGCGCCGTCATTCCTGAGCAGATCAACCCCGGCGATCTCGTCTCGTTCGAGACTCCGCAACCGATTGCCGTGCCGGCGTCGCCGATGGGAGAAACGCCGTCGCCAGCCGCCCGGGAAGTGATCGGACCGTTCCGGGTCCTCGCCGTTGGTGCGCGGCGGGAACGTCCCAATATCCAGCAGGCCCGTGGCCGAAGCAGCGGCCCCGAGAACACGATCACCATCGCGGTCCGAATGCCCGATGGAAAGATGGAACAGCGGGCCGTAAAGCTGTTTGATGCCGTTCGTGCCGCGGGTTCGCAGGGGGTTTATGTCCTGCTGCACTCGGCGAAGGAGAGCTGA
- a CDS encoding CehA/McbA family metallohydrolase domain-containing protein, with amino-acid sequence MSSQPAQASSPSGLKAVLVVPVVLATLVLGLKSVIPAQRQPAATLESDTELRWFKGNVHTHSHWSDGNDYLETIALWYRDRGYNFLTFTDHNVLANVDRWVEIDKTKGGRVAFDKLKAKFPDWVETRTEDGKEQVRLRRFDEVSAKLNVEREFLLIQGEELSDFFASPDYGKLPLHINAGNIYEKLAPAGGSSVAEVIQNNVDSVNKQRERTGQVMMVHLNHPNFGWAVRAEDLMRIIGERFFEVYNGHPGVNNKGNAERASTEKIWDIVLTKRLAELRLPVMYGLAVDDGHDYHNIPSRKSEPGRGWVMVLAPKLTATSLILALEAGQFYASSGVSLKKVESSDRGLSIEIDPVAGETYTIEFIGTRKGYNPVGTPVMGKDGKPLNTTHRYSDEIGTSLAKVEGNSARYDFKGDEIYVRATITSSALHPNPSEVGDFQQAWVQPVLGPACPPQND; translated from the coding sequence ATGTCCAGCCAACCCGCACAGGCTTCGTCTCCTTCCGGTCTCAAGGCCGTCCTTGTCGTCCCTGTCGTCCTGGCGACGCTCGTTCTCGGGCTGAAGTCGGTGATCCCCGCCCAGCGCCAACCGGCAGCGACGCTGGAATCGGATACCGAACTGCGCTGGTTCAAAGGGAACGTTCACACTCACTCCCATTGGAGCGATGGCAACGATTACCTCGAAACGATCGCCCTCTGGTATCGCGACCGCGGCTACAACTTCCTGACGTTCACCGACCACAACGTGCTCGCGAACGTCGACCGCTGGGTCGAGATCGACAAGACCAAAGGGGGCCGCGTGGCCTTCGACAAGCTGAAAGCGAAGTTCCCCGACTGGGTCGAAACGCGAACCGAAGATGGCAAGGAACAGGTGCGACTCAGGCGGTTCGACGAAGTCTCCGCGAAGTTGAACGTCGAGCGGGAGTTCCTGCTGATTCAGGGGGAAGAACTCAGCGACTTTTTCGCCAGCCCCGACTACGGCAAGCTCCCGCTCCATATCAACGCCGGCAATATCTATGAAAAACTCGCGCCGGCTGGCGGAAGCAGCGTGGCCGAAGTGATCCAGAACAACGTCGACTCGGTGAATAAACAGCGCGAGCGGACTGGCCAGGTGATGATGGTCCACCTGAACCATCCGAACTTCGGCTGGGCGGTGCGGGCGGAAGACCTGATGCGCATCATCGGTGAGCGGTTCTTCGAGGTCTACAACGGCCATCCCGGCGTGAACAACAAGGGGAACGCGGAACGCGCGTCGACCGAGAAGATCTGGGACATCGTTCTCACCAAGCGGCTGGCCGAACTCCGCTTGCCCGTGATGTACGGCCTCGCCGTGGATGATGGCCACGACTACCACAACATCCCCAGCCGCAAGAGCGAGCCGGGCCGTGGGTGGGTGATGGTGCTCGCGCCGAAGTTGACGGCGACGTCGCTGATTCTCGCGCTCGAGGCCGGGCAGTTCTACGCCTCGAGCGGCGTGTCGCTGAAGAAGGTGGAAAGCTCCGATCGGGGCCTGTCGATCGAGATCGACCCTGTGGCCGGCGAGACCTACACGATCGAGTTCATCGGCACGCGGAAGGGGTACAACCCTGTCGGGACGCCCGTGATGGGCAAGGATGGCAAGCCGTTGAACACCACCCACCGCTACAGCGACGAAATCGGGACTTCGCTCGCGAAGGTCGAAGGGAACTCGGCCCGCTACGACTTCAAAGGAGACGAGATCTACGTCCGCGCCACCATCACGTCGAGCGCCCTGCATCCCAACCCCTCCGAGGTTGGCGATTTTCAGCAGGCGTGGGTCCAGCCCGTGCTCGGCCCCGCCTGTCCGCCGCAGAACGATTAA
- a CDS encoding Nramp family divalent metal transporter produces the protein MASSVASSDRVAFDPYALPPEAIEDPPASTWAALRKIGPGIILAGTIVGSGELILTTSLGAKNGFIFLWLILFSCVVKVFVQIELGRCAISTGKPTLGLLNDLPGRTRSGHPLVWWWFLMMLCTVFQLGAMTGGTAQALNLAFPAVAHDIADRLAATAPDLAQEIKAHPEIPWTFPICLLTIALIYRGSYRRIEWLTTFIVVSVTLATVTAAVALGWTKYPVDPHQLADGLKFRLPGEDSRAAVAAAFAVFGITGVGATELFYYPYWCLEKGYARSTGRSDGSDAWAARAKGWIRVMHLDAWVSMVVFTISTVSFYVMGAAVLHPQGLDPRKEDLIATLAEMFVGPFGMWTRTLFLVGAGAVLFKTLYLSCAANSRLTTDCFDLCGLVNVDTAEDRARWIRRLSIVFPILALLLYLSISDPKFMVTIGGIAQGATLPMICLAAWYFRFKLIDRRLTPWPTTDLMLAIAVLSVFVVAAYAVPMQLTDLWKFLAG, from the coding sequence ATGGCCAGTTCCGTCGCCAGCTCGGATCGCGTTGCGTTCGATCCTTATGCGCTTCCTCCGGAAGCGATCGAGGATCCGCCGGCGTCGACGTGGGCCGCCCTTCGCAAAATTGGTCCCGGCATCATCCTCGCCGGAACGATTGTCGGCTCCGGGGAATTGATCCTGACGACGAGCCTGGGCGCGAAGAACGGGTTCATTTTCCTGTGGCTGATCCTGTTCAGCTGTGTCGTGAAGGTGTTCGTTCAGATCGAACTGGGCCGCTGCGCGATTTCGACCGGCAAGCCGACGCTGGGGCTGCTGAATGACCTGCCGGGCCGGACCCGTTCGGGCCACCCGCTCGTGTGGTGGTGGTTCCTGATGATGCTCTGCACGGTGTTCCAGCTGGGAGCGATGACTGGCGGAACGGCCCAGGCGCTGAACCTCGCATTTCCAGCAGTCGCCCACGACATCGCGGACCGGCTGGCGGCGACGGCCCCCGACCTGGCGCAGGAAATCAAGGCTCACCCCGAGATCCCGTGGACCTTCCCGATCTGCCTGCTGACGATCGCGCTCATCTATCGCGGGTCGTACCGGCGCATCGAATGGCTGACGACGTTCATCGTCGTCTCGGTGACGCTGGCAACCGTCACGGCCGCGGTCGCCCTCGGGTGGACGAAGTATCCGGTCGATCCCCACCAGCTGGCCGACGGCCTGAAGTTCCGCCTTCCAGGCGAGGATTCCAGGGCGGCCGTCGCGGCGGCCTTCGCCGTTTTCGGCATCACCGGCGTCGGCGCAACGGAACTCTTCTATTACCCCTACTGGTGCCTCGAGAAGGGCTATGCCCGGTCGACGGGGCGATCCGACGGAAGCGACGCCTGGGCCGCGCGTGCCAAAGGCTGGATCCGCGTCATGCATCTCGACGCCTGGGTCAGCATGGTCGTGTTCACGATTTCGACGGTGTCGTTCTACGTGATGGGGGCAGCGGTCCTGCATCCACAGGGTCTCGATCCCAGGAAGGAAGATCTGATCGCGACGCTGGCGGAGATGTTCGTCGGACCATTCGGAATGTGGACGCGCACGTTGTTCCTCGTCGGGGCCGGCGCCGTTCTGTTCAAGACCCTCTACCTCTCGTGCGCCGCAAACAGCCGGCTGACGACCGACTGCTTCGACCTGTGCGGCCTTGTGAATGTCGACACGGCGGAGGATCGCGCCCGCTGGATCCGACGGCTGTCGATCGTCTTCCCGATTCTGGCGCTGCTTCTCTATCTGAGCATCAGTGATCCGAAGTTCATGGTCACGATCGGCGGTATTGCGCAGGGGGCCACCCTGCCGATGATCTGCCTGGCCGCGTGGTATTTCCGATTCAAGCTGATCGACAGGCGGCTGACGCCCTGGCCGACGACCGATCTCATGCTGGCGATCGCGGTGCTGTCGGTATTCGTCGTCGCGGCCTACGCCGTGCCGATGCAGCTGACCGACCTGTGGAAATTCCTGGCGGGGTGA
- a CDS encoding sigma-70 family RNA polymerase sigma factor translates to MSDSSTDGAQPVPSPAEQRLVELLKEKQPQLLAYINRQLGSRLKQKVEAEDILQEATIDAVRRVAEFEQLQREPFGWLCQIAEHRLIDAHRRFFQSQKRAGEREMSIDADRADDGGKFADLLAVSMTTASQALSRNQKEFQLQVALQELPEETREVLRLRYVDGLQTKEIAERLGKTDGAIRVLLTRSVQKLQEKLTDAG, encoded by the coding sequence ATGTCGGATTCGTCGACGGACGGCGCTCAACCTGTCCCCTCTCCCGCCGAACAGAGGCTCGTCGAGCTCCTGAAAGAGAAGCAGCCACAACTGCTTGCCTACATCAACCGGCAGCTCGGATCGCGCCTGAAACAGAAGGTGGAAGCCGAAGACATCCTGCAGGAAGCGACGATTGATGCCGTCCGCCGCGTCGCCGAATTCGAGCAGCTCCAGCGTGAGCCGTTCGGCTGGCTATGCCAGATCGCCGAGCATCGCCTCATTGACGCCCACCGACGATTCTTCCAGTCGCAGAAGCGGGCGGGAGAACGCGAGATGTCGATCGACGCCGATCGCGCCGACGACGGTGGAAAGTTCGCCGACCTGCTGGCCGTCAGCATGACCACCGCCAGCCAGGCGCTGTCCCGCAATCAGAAAGAATTCCAGTTGCAGGTCGCCCTGCAGGAACTCCCTGAGGAAACTCGCGAAGTCCTGCGCCTCAGATATGTTGACGGCCTGCAGACGAAAGAGATTGCCGAACGCCTCGGGAAAACCGACGGCGCGATCCGCGTGCTCCTCACGCGGTCCGTCCAGAAGCTTCAGGAAAAACTGACCGACGCCGGCTGA
- a CDS encoding Uma2 family endonuclease yields the protein MTAAPKLMSVDDYLAMERRSDIKHEYFAGQIFAMAGASYAHSTITANVSGELRDALRNTDCNVVSSDMRVRTVSTLYAYPDVAVLCGKPEFDDEERDTLTNPIVLIEVLSDSTEGYDRGQKFFNYRSIPSLKEYVLISQRQRLVEHFARQPNGQWLLTTYSSSDQVVQFPTLDVSIPLASFYLKVELSSTPALRDEEESAT from the coding sequence ATGACCGCTGCGCCCAAGCTGATGTCCGTCGACGACTATCTCGCGATGGAACGCCGCTCGGACATCAAACATGAGTACTTCGCAGGCCAGATCTTCGCGATGGCCGGTGCGAGCTATGCTCACTCGACCATCACGGCAAACGTCTCAGGCGAATTGAGAGATGCGCTTCGCAACACCGACTGTAACGTCGTCTCCAGCGACATGCGGGTGAGGACGGTCAGCACCCTGTATGCCTACCCGGATGTCGCCGTCCTCTGTGGGAAGCCTGAGTTCGATGATGAGGAGCGGGACACGCTGACCAATCCCATCGTCTTGATCGAAGTCCTTTCCGATTCCACCGAGGGCTACGACCGCGGGCAGAAGTTCTTCAATTATCGTTCGATCCCTTCCCTCAAGGAATATGTCCTCATCTCCCAGCGTCAGAGGCTGGTCGAGCACTTTGCCCGCCAGCCCAACGGGCAGTGGCTACTGACGACCTACAGTTCCTCCGATCAAGTCGTGCAGTTTCCCACTCTCGACGTTTCGATTCCGCTCGCCAGCTTCTACCTGAAAGTCGAACTGTCCAGCACGCCTGCCTTACGCGACGAGGAAGAGTCCGCGACCTGA